The DNA segment GCAGACGGAACGACATTCGGTCTTAGTTTTTAGAGATGTTTTTTGACTAAGGCACCTCCGCAGAGCGGATTGGTGTTTTAGCTTAGACAATTAAAGGGGGAGCGTCGCTTGACGCCCCCCTTTTTTTGATCAGTTCACCTCTATTTTCTTTGAAGGTTCATCCTGCTTTCTCGGTAGCGTGAGGTGCAGGACGCCGTCTTTGTACTCGGCTTTTATGTTTTCTCTGTCTATGTTGTCGTCAAGAAAAAAACTTCTCTCAAACGCTCCGTAGGATCTCTCGACCCTGAGATATCCTTCCTTTTCGGTCTTGTTCTCAAGCTTTTTTTCTCCCTTTATCATAAGCCGGTTGTCCTTTACGTCTATGTCGAGGTCTTCCCTGCTTACCCCGGGCAATTCCGCCGATAAAACGAAATTGTTTCCGTCGTCAAAGATATCAACTCTCGGACTCCGGCCACTCTCCGCCGCATCGGAATCAAAAACCCTTGGGAAGACGCTTGCGAAATTACGAAAGACGTTAGCCGGCTCCCACAGATTTACCGCATATTTCATTGTTTTTACCTCTGTTTAAATGGATTTTTTATCCCCGTTTTCCCTTCCACAGTTCCATATTAATCATCATCCGGGGCCACTCAAGGAAGAAATTTTTTATTTTCTCCGGGTTGTATTTCCCGCCAAATAATGGTTTGTTTGATTACGGGAGAACCATTCATGGCGAGACTACAGGGCGGATACTTGGTTTCCAAAGCTCTTTACGACCTGGGAGTGAGGGATGTCTTTACCTTGGGAGGGGGACACATAAACCCTGTTTACAGGGCCTGCACGGATCTCGGCATAAGGCTTGTCGACACCCACCATGAGCAGGGAGCCGCAATGGCGGCGGATGCCTACGGAAGACTCAGAAGAGTGCCGGGGATATGCCTTGTGACGGCGGGCCCCGGTCTCACAAACGCCCTTACGGGTGTTTCGGGTTCCTACCTTGCCAATTCTCCAATGATGCTGATTTCGGGACGTTCGGGGATCGAGGAGAACGACAGAATGTCCCTTCAGGAAATAGACCAGGAAGCGATCGTAAGACCCGTTACGAAGTGGGCTAGGACGGTTTACGAAGTCGGAAGACTCGAAGAGTACGTCTCGGCCGCCTACGGAGCCGCAATCTCTGCCAGGCCGGGGCCCGTGTACCTTGGAATGTCCTACGAGGTTCTCTATCCGAGCTGCGACGAGAGGGAAGCTTCCCCTGCGAGGGCTCCCGTTCCCGATACGGACTGCGAACCGCCTGAGCGCAAGATATCGGAGTTTTTCCGGTTGCTTTCCGCCTCGAAAAGGCCCGTTGTGGTTGTCGGAAGCGGCGGGTGGTATTCTGGGGCCGAGCAAAGTATTTTGGAATTCGCAGAAAGACTCGGGGCGCCTTTTTTCACGCTTAACATGGGAAGAGGCATCCTGCCGGACAACCACAAATGTTGCTTCGGGGCCGCTTCCCCGGCAAGTCCCGGGGGATTCAGGGAAATAAGCGCGAATACGGACCTTGTAATCCTCCTCGGCATAAGGCTCAGCATCTATGCCGGGTTCGGAAACACCATAAACCCTAATGCCAAAACGGTACAGGTGGATATTAACCCAGAGGAAATAGGAAGGAACCGCCCGGCCGATCTCGGGGTCGTCTGCGATCTCGATTCTTTTCTCGCAAAGGCTAATCTCTACGCACGGGAAAACAAGGCAAGTCTCAATTTCAGTTCCTGGATGAAGGAGGCCCGCTCCGCAAGGTCCCGCGCCCGCGCGGCGTTTCGCCGGACCGTTTCCAAATCGAAAGGAATCCACCCGGCCGCGGTAGCAAAAACTGTTTCTGACTACCTTGGGGGAGAAGGGGTAATCGCGGTTGATGGCGGGGACTGCCAGTCATGGACCGACCTTTCATCCGAAGTGAGAAAACCTGGACATTACTTAAAGGGAGGCCCGCTCGGGTGCATGGGCGTCGGAGTTCCTTTCGCCCTCGGGGCAAAGGTGGCCTTTCCCGAAAAGCCCGTGGCTCTTGTGACCGGGGACGGAGCCGTGGCCATGAACTTCATGGAGATGGAAACCGCCGTGAGACACTCCATCCCGTTTGTAGCTGTGGTCTGCAACGATTCCGCGTGGGGAATGACCAAGCACCAGATAGAGATAACCTATCCGGATGCGGGAGCGACCCAGGGCGTGGATCTCGGTTTTGTGGATTTTCACGAAATAATAAAAGCGATGGGCGGGTACGGAGAGAAGATAGAAAACATAAAAGACCTGACCCCAGCATTGGAAAGGGCCTTTTCTTCGGGGCTTCCGGCGGTTCTTAACGTGAGAACAGATCCGGACGCTGTGAGCGGCGCCACGCGTGTGATCACGGAGATGATGATGAGGGCGATGGACTGAAGCCGTTTTTACCTTCAGTCGTTTTTTAACACGGCCAGAAAAGCTTCCTGCGGTATCTCCACCCTGCCTACCTGCTTCATCCTCTTTTTTCCCTCTTTCTGTTTTTCAAGAAGCTTCCTTTTCCTGGTGACGTCTCCACCGTAGCACTTGGAGGTAACGTCTTTTCTCATCGCCTTTACCGATTCGCGGGCTATCACCCGGCTTCCGATCGTCGCCTGTATGACCACCTCGTAGAGCTGGCGGGGAATTAGCGAGCGGAGCTTCACTATAAGTTCCCTCCCCCTCTCGTATGCCTTGTCCTTGTGGGAAATTATCGAGAGCGCGTCAACCGGGTTTCCGTTAACGAGGATATCAAGCTTTATGAGGTTCGAGTCCTTGTATCCCGCGGGTTCGTAGTCCATCGAGGCATACCCCTTGGTGACGGATTTTAGAGTGTCGTAGAAATCGTAGACTATTTCCGCAAGCGGGAGTTCGTACTCGATTATGGCCCTGTTTTCGGTCACGTAGCTCAGATTTTTCTGTATTCCCCTTCTTTTTTCACAAAGCTCGAATATCTGTCCAAGATAGTCCGAAGGGGTATGAACGGACACGAACACGTAAGGTTCCTGGAGTCGGGCGGAACGGTCTCCGGTCGGAAGTTCGCTGGGGTTGTCGACATACACTTCCCTTCCTCCCGGATAAATGGCCCTGTAAATGACCGTGGGGGCGGTCGTTATGAGATTTACTTCGAATTCCCTCTCCACTCTCTCCCGCACGATCTCCATATGGAGAAGTCCAAGAAAACCGCAGCGGAATCCGAATCCGAGCGCAAGCGATGTCTCCGGTTCGTAAACGAGAGACGAGTCATTTAGCTTGAGTTTTTCGAGTCCCTCTTTCAGTTTGTCGTAATCTCCCGTGTCGATCGGGTAGAGTCCGCTGAAGACCATGGGCTTTATGACCTTGAATCCTTCAAGGGGCTTTTCAGTGGGGGAATCGGCCGCCGTTATTGTGTCCCCGACCCCCGCTTCGCCGATTTCCTTTATCGAGGCAGTTATGAATCCGACCTGTCCCGCTCCTAGCTGCTCAAGTTCCGTTGCCTGCGGAGCGAACGTGCCTATTTTCCTGACTTCGTATTTCTTGCCGGTTGCCATTAGCTTGATGTTCATGCCGAGTCTTACGGTTCCTTCGTATATCCTTACCAGCATCACGACGCCTTGGTACGAATCGAACCAGCTGTCGAATATGAGCGCCTTGAGCCTTGAGTCCTCGGGGCTTTTCGGGGGTGGTATGAGCGCCACGATCGATTCCAGTATTTCCTTAGTGCCGGTTCCTTCCTTGGCACTTGCCAAAACGGCATCTTCTGTGGAGATTCCGACTATGTCCTCTATCTCTTTTTTCACCCTGTCGGGTTCTGCGGAAGGCAGGTCTATTTTGTTTACGACGGGGACGAGTTCAAGCCCGGAGTCGGCGGCCAGATAGGCGTGGGCAAGCGTCTGGGCCTCAACTCCCTGGGAGGCGTCAACGACCAGTAGAGCTCCCTCGCACGCTATCAGGCTTCGCGACACTTCATAGCTGAAATCGACGTGCCCGGGAGTGTCTATAAGGTTGAATTCGTATGTTCTGCCGTCGTCAGCCTTGTACTTGAGCCTGACCGCCTGAGCTTTTATCGTTATTCCCCTTTCCCTCTCTATCTCCATGTTGTCCAGGAACTGCTCGGTTTTCTCGCGTTCGCTTAGGGTGCCGGTGAACTCAAGGAGCCTGTCGGCGAGAGTTGACTTGCCGTGATCGACGTGGGCTATTATAGAGAAATTTCGAATTAGGTCTGTTTCCATGATCAGGCTGAAAGTATAAAGCAATGTACTTATGTTTCAAACGCCGGAAAAACCCATTGCGCCTGAATGAAATCCGATCGTCCGCACTTGCTCCGCGATGGTCTTTCTTAGGATTTGTAAAGAACGGTAATTACTCCTAGATTTTTTGTTTTCCCGTAGATATTAGGGGTTTAAACTATGCTGTGTTCTGTGTTATAATCGGAAATCTGCATTGTTTGAGTTATGGAGGATCAAGATGAAGAAAGGAATTATTACAGGGCTTACAGCGTTGCTTTTCGCGGCTTTGTTAAGTCCCTTGGCGCAGTCTTACGAACTTGAAAAGCTGGTGGTGCTCGGCAGCCGTTTTCAGGAACGCAGCGTTTCGGATTCACCGGTTCCGGTTGATGTCATAACCGAAGAGGAAATTGTCGCCACCGGACAGACCGAGGTAGGCAGGGTTATTCAGGAACTCATACCGTCTTTTAACTTTTCAAGCTCAACCATAAGCGACGGAACGGACGCTCTCCGTCCCGCTACGCTTCGGGGCTTGGGACCTGATCAGGTCCTGGTGCTGGTTAACGGAAAGCGCCGCCACAAAAGCGCCCTTATACATGTAAACACATCCGTCGGACGTGGTACGGCGGGCGTTGACATGAACACAATTCCGGTAAGTGCGATAAAGAGAATCGAAGTTCTGAGGGACGGTTCTTCAGCCCAGTATGGCTCAGACGCTATCTCCGGCGTTATAAACATAATCCTTAAGGATGGCTACGATGGTAAGGTCGCGGCATCTGTGGGACAACTTTACGAAGGAGACGGAGAAACCGTGGTCGCGAGCATAAACAAGGGTTTTTCACTTGGCGGCGAAAGCGTCGTGAACGCTACGCTTGAAGTAAGGGACAGAAGTTCCTCCAACAGGGCTGGGGTCATGGGAGATATTCAGTATCCGGGCAGCGAATGTCTTGACGAGAACGGAAATACGGCACCGTGCGGAAGCCTGAGCGGTCCGCGGACGCTTTCGGCCAGTAGCGTGAACGACCCCGAGCGCGCTTTTGACAGGGACAGGTTCCGGGTAGGTGATGCTGACTCCACCCACGTAAGCTTCGTGCTCAACATGAGGGGACCGGTGGATTTTATGGACGGGGAGGTATACAGCTTCTTTGACTTGTCCACAAGGGAAAATGAGAGCGGAGGTTTTTACAGAAGGGCAAATCAGCTTGACAGAAACCCCGCCGGATCAGATTACCCGGATGGTTTTCTTCCTCTTATCAACACCCGTATAAATGATATCGCGTTCGGTGCGGGTTTCGAGGGAAACCTTACCGACAGCGTCAAAATGGACGCGAGTTATGTAGTGGGCGGAAACACTTTTTCCTTCGAAATCACTGATTCCCATAACGCCTCATGGGTCAGGTGTCATACCGGTGAAGCGGAGCAATGTCTCTCCGACGTGGATTACACCGGCTCAATTCCATTGTCTGCCGACGCGGGAGAGTTGAAGCTTTTTCAGCACACCGTGAATCTTGATTTTACGACTCCTTTTACGTTTGGAAATCTCGCTTGGGGAGGTGAGTACAGAAGGGAGGAATATGAAATAGAAGCCGGTGAAGCGTATTCATATGAAGACTACGATGGTCCCGGAGGTAGAGGGTCTCCCGGAATACAGGTGTTTCCCGGTTTCAAACCCAGCAATGAGCTTTCAGAAACGAGGGATGCTTTTTCCGCTTACGCCGACGCGGAATTTGACGTAGGGGAGATGCTGCTTTTAAGTCCTGCGGTGCGCTACGAGAACTACAGCGATTTCGGAAACACCTTTAACGGAAAACTCTCTGCCCGAGCTGCGCTTTCCGATTCTTTTGCCTTGCGCGGTTCTGCGAGCACGGGTTTTAGGGCTCCTTCCATGCAGCAGATTTATTTCAATAACGTCTCGACGCAGTTCAATCTCAATCCGGACACGGGAGAGTTTGATGCATTTGAAGTGGGAACTTTCCGTAATGACAGTGATCTGGCAAGAATGATAGGAATTCCGGAACTTAAAGAAGAAACCTCAAGGAATTTCAGTGCCGGCTTTGTGTTCAATCCCCTTCCTGCTTTGACGATTACAACCGATTTTTACTACATACTTATTGACGACCGCATTATCCTAAGCGGCAGGATTAGCGAGGGCAATGAAGCTATTCCTCAATCGGTAAGGGACAGCATTGGGATACAGCAGGGTCAGTTCTTCATGAATGCAGCGGACACTACAACCAAAGGGGTGGACGTGGTTGCGAGCTTCGATCATTCCTTTGCCGACAATTCCACTTTGAAGATCGTTTTGGCCGGAACGGTAAACGAAACCGAGATCACGGACGTGAATCTTCCGCTTGGCCTTCCCGAGGAGCTTTTTACAGCGCAAGACCGTTCGATCGTGGAAGAGTGGCAGCCTAAAGACCGTTTCTCCCTTTCCGGCTCTTATTCGAAAGGATTCGCTTCCCTGCTGGTTGCTGTTCACCGTTACGGAGAGTATACGGTTCTCGACGGTGGAAAAAGCCAGACTTACGGAGCAAAGTACCTGACCGATGCGAATCTTAGCTTGGACTTGGGTAAAGTCGGAATGTTTAAGATCGGAGCGAACAACCTTTTTGACGTAAAACCCGACAAAAACGAGATCGGCCAGTCAAGAGGCGGTATCATATACGATCACGACGGATCCCCTATAGTGAATTCTCCTGGAGTTTTCACTTATTCCCGACGTTCAGCGCCTTTCGGATTTAACGGCGGTTATTACTACTTGGCTTACGAGTACAGCTTCTGAGAACATTTCAGTTAGACGATATTTTCCTGCCGGGACATAACTTATCCCGGCAGGAATTTCTTCCAATTTCCTCATATCGCGGATGATCTTATTACCATAAGCTTTTCATGGGTCATCTCCCGCATCGTATAAGGAATTCCTCCCGTTCCGATTCCCGAGTGTCCAGCTCCCCGAAAAGGCATCCAGTCGACCCGAAACGCGGTGTGGTCGTTTACAAGCACCGACGCCGCTTTTAATTTCCTTACAGCTTCAAGGGCGCTGTCGATGTTCTTAGTGAACACCGACGCCTGAAACGAGTAGGGGAGACTGTTCGCGAGCTCTATGGCCTCTTCCATTTTTTCGTAAGAGTAGACGGCTATAACGGGTCCGAAGATCTCACTACGCGAGAGTCTGCAGTCTTGCGACGGATTAAGGATTACAGTCGGTTCATAGCAGGTCTTTCCGATTTTTCTGCCTCCGCAAAGAAGCTTCCCGTTTTTCCTCAAGGCCTCTTTTACCCAGGTATGGACTCTTGAGACCTCCCTCGGACTTATGAGAGGGCCTATCTGCGTTTCTTCGCTCATCGGGTCTCCGACTTTTGCCTCAAGGGCGAGTTTTTTTAGTCCTTCGGCGACCTTTTTAACTACCGAACTCTGCGCGAAAACCCTCTGCACGGAAACGCAGACCTGTCCTGCGTGATAGAATCCGCCTTTTGCTAGGAGAGGGAGCATGTCG comes from the Candidatus Dadabacteria bacterium genome and includes:
- a CDS encoding Hsp20/alpha crystallin family protein, translating into MKYAVNLWEPANVFRNFASVFPRVFDSDAAESGRSPRVDIFDDGNNFVLSAELPGVSREDLDIDVKDNRLMIKGEKKLENKTEKEGYLRVERSYGAFERSFFLDDNIDRENIKAEYKDGVLHLTLPRKQDEPSKKIEVN
- a CDS encoding thiamine pyrophosphate-binding protein, with translation MVCLITGEPFMARLQGGYLVSKALYDLGVRDVFTLGGGHINPVYRACTDLGIRLVDTHHEQGAAMAADAYGRLRRVPGICLVTAGPGLTNALTGVSGSYLANSPMMLISGRSGIEENDRMSLQEIDQEAIVRPVTKWARTVYEVGRLEEYVSAAYGAAISARPGPVYLGMSYEVLYPSCDEREASPARAPVPDTDCEPPERKISEFFRLLSASKRPVVVVGSGGWYSGAEQSILEFAERLGAPFFTLNMGRGILPDNHKCCFGAASPASPGGFREISANTDLVILLGIRLSIYAGFGNTINPNAKTVQVDINPEEIGRNRPADLGVVCDLDSFLAKANLYARENKASLNFSSWMKEARSARSRARAAFRRTVSKSKGIHPAAVAKTVSDYLGGEGVIAVDGGDCQSWTDLSSEVRKPGHYLKGGPLGCMGVGVPFALGAKVAFPEKPVALVTGDGAVAMNFMEMETAVRHSIPFVAVVCNDSAWGMTKHQIEITYPDAGATQGVDLGFVDFHEIIKAMGGYGEKIENIKDLTPALERAFSSGLPAVLNVRTDPDAVSGATRVITEMMMRAMD
- the lepA gene encoding elongation factor 4, which encodes METDLIRNFSIIAHVDHGKSTLADRLLEFTGTLSEREKTEQFLDNMEIERERGITIKAQAVRLKYKADDGRTYEFNLIDTPGHVDFSYEVSRSLIACEGALLVVDASQGVEAQTLAHAYLAADSGLELVPVVNKIDLPSAEPDRVKKEIEDIVGISTEDAVLASAKEGTGTKEILESIVALIPPPKSPEDSRLKALIFDSWFDSYQGVVMLVRIYEGTVRLGMNIKLMATGKKYEVRKIGTFAPQATELEQLGAGQVGFITASIKEIGEAGVGDTITAADSPTEKPLEGFKVIKPMVFSGLYPIDTGDYDKLKEGLEKLKLNDSSLVYEPETSLALGFGFRCGFLGLLHMEIVRERVEREFEVNLITTAPTVIYRAIYPGGREVYVDNPSELPTGDRSARLQEPYVFVSVHTPSDYLGQIFELCEKRRGIQKNLSYVTENRAIIEYELPLAEIVYDFYDTLKSVTKGYASMDYEPAGYKDSNLIKLDILVNGNPVDALSIISHKDKAYERGRELIVKLRSLIPRQLYEVVIQATIGSRVIARESVKAMRKDVTSKCYGGDVTRKRKLLEKQKEGKKRMKQVGRVEIPQEAFLAVLKND
- a CDS encoding TonB-dependent receptor, with product MKKGIITGLTALLFAALLSPLAQSYELEKLVVLGSRFQERSVSDSPVPVDVITEEEIVATGQTEVGRVIQELIPSFNFSSSTISDGTDALRPATLRGLGPDQVLVLVNGKRRHKSALIHVNTSVGRGTAGVDMNTIPVSAIKRIEVLRDGSSAQYGSDAISGVINIILKDGYDGKVAASVGQLYEGDGETVVASINKGFSLGGESVVNATLEVRDRSSSNRAGVMGDIQYPGSECLDENGNTAPCGSLSGPRTLSASSVNDPERAFDRDRFRVGDADSTHVSFVLNMRGPVDFMDGEVYSFFDLSTRENESGGFYRRANQLDRNPAGSDYPDGFLPLINTRINDIAFGAGFEGNLTDSVKMDASYVVGGNTFSFEITDSHNASWVRCHTGEAEQCLSDVDYTGSIPLSADAGELKLFQHTVNLDFTTPFTFGNLAWGGEYRREEYEIEAGEAYSYEDYDGPGGRGSPGIQVFPGFKPSNELSETRDAFSAYADAEFDVGEMLLLSPAVRYENYSDFGNTFNGKLSARAALSDSFALRGSASTGFRAPSMQQIYFNNVSTQFNLNPDTGEFDAFEVGTFRNDSDLARMIGIPELKEETSRNFSAGFVFNPLPALTITTDFYYILIDDRIILSGRISEGNEAIPQSVRDSIGIQQGQFFMNAADTTTKGVDVVASFDHSFADNSTLKIVLAGTVNETEITDVNLPLGLPEELFTAQDRSIVEEWQPKDRFSLSGSYSKGFASLLVAVHRYGEYTVLDGGKSQTYGAKYLTDANLSLDLGKVGMFKIGANNLFDVKPDKNEIGQSRGGIIYDHDGSPIVNSPGVFTYSRRSAPFGFNGGYYYLAYEYSF